The window GTTTTCTCATATTGTCAAGTTTTGCCTGCTGGGTTATATCATGAATTATGAAGATGAATCCCTGATTCAAGTATGAATCAATAAAAGTTGCTCTGCTGACCTCTAAGGTAAGGTTCCCACTTGTATAGATTGTGATATCTGAATCCGAATGGCTTTCCTGTTCCATTTTGTTTATAAAATCCTCTATGTTGCCGTTTAAAAACTTCTTGGCACTTTCATTTATGTGAATTATTTCATTTTTTGAATTTACTGCAACAACCCCATCAGACATGTTCTGAAGGATTCTTTCCAGCTTTTGTTTTTCAAACTCAAGCTCTGATATATACATTTTGATATTTCTTGCCATCTTTGCAAATGCATCTGCAAGCTTTCCTATTTCATCTCTGGAATTTACATCTATATTGACATCAAGATTGCCATCTGCCATCTTGAGCGCTTGGTTTGTGAGCTTCCTCAGCGGATTTGAAAGCGTCTTTGCAAACAAAAGACCTATCAAAAGCGAAAACGTTATTGACACCAAATATGCCATAAGAAGGATGTTCTTGATGTCTCTTACTGTACCGGGGACATTTTGGCTGGATACCTCTAAATAAAGTGCTCTTTGGACAACTTTGCCATCCTTGATAGGGTATGAAAAAATCAAAATTTGCCTCTCACCATCTTGTTTTATAACTTTATAACCTGATAAGCTATTTAAAATCTCATCAGATGGAAAAAAACTAATGCTTAGTCTTGGAAATGAAGCAATTACCTTGCCTTGTGAGTCTGTGACAATCAGCTTATTTATCATGAATCCATACTGGCTTTCTTTCATCGTCTGGTCAATTATATTCTGAAGTTCTGATCTTTTCAAATCTTTGTCTTGCAAAAGCTGCACCAAAGAAGAGTTGACCATAAAATCTATCTTCTTTTGCATATCTTCATAAAAGTAATTTTTTACCCTGTCTATGATGAAAAAGCTTGATATAAACATCACAATCAATATCAAAAGTCCAAAAACAATGATAAGCCTACTTTCTATACTTTTTGTCATCTTTTTTTATATTCCCCTTTGATCTTATTGATTTAGAACTGCTGTAGTTATTTCAGATATTTGGATTGAAATAGTATCCAATTCCTCTTTTTGTAAGAATGAAAACTGGCTCAGAAGGATTGTCTTCTATCTTCTCGCGTAGTCTTCGCACCGTCACATCAACTGTTCTGACATCGCCATAGTATTCATAATCCCAAACTTTTTCTAAAAGCTCTTCTCTTGAAAAAACCTGACCTTTTTGAGACATCAAAAACTTTAAAAGCTCATATTCACGAACAGTGAGATTAATTACCTGACCATCTTTTTTAACCTCGAATGTCTCAGAATTTAAAGTGAGCTTTCCTGCTTTTAACACCTTGCCATTACTGTTTGACTGCTGAGAAGTTCTTCTCAAATTTGCTCTGATTCTCGCAATCAGCTCTCTTACACCAAATGGCTTTGTTATGTAATCATCAGCTCCAAGCTCAAGACCCAAAACCTTGTCAACCTCGTCTGCTTTGGCTGTTATCATTATAATTGGCACTTCTGAAAATTCTCTGACCTTTTTGCACACTGTAAAGCCGTCTATTTTGGGCAGCATCACATCAAGCAAGACCATGTCAAAGTTCTCATTTTTGATTTTATTTAGCGCATCTTCTCCGTCATATGAGGTTGTAACCTTATATCCTTCCTTTTCTAAATTGAACTTGATTATGTCAACAATCGGCTTTTCATCATCAACAACCAAAATATGTGCTTTAGACATTTTTTTATAAAATCCCCCTTTGATTATTCCCCTTTGTTAATTTAATTATACAACAATCAAACTTTTTATTGTATAATTGTTTTGGATGACATCTCTTGTGCTGTGAAACAAAAGGGCAAAAAGGGGGGAAAAAGGCTCTTAAAAACACAAATTTTAAGAGC is drawn from Caldicellulosiruptor naganoensis and contains these coding sequences:
- a CDS encoding response regulator, translating into MSKAHILVVDDEKPIVDIIKFNLEKEGYKVTTSYDGEDALNKIKNENFDMVLLDVMLPKIDGFTVCKKVREFSEVPIIMITAKADEVDKVLGLELGADDYITKPFGVRELIARIRANLRRTSQQSNSNGKVLKAGKLTLNSETFEVKKDGQVINLTVREYELLKFLMSQKGQVFSREELLEKVWDYEYYGDVRTVDVTVRRLREKIEDNPSEPVFILTKRGIGYYFNPNI
- a CDS encoding ATP-binding protein; the encoded protein is MTKSIESRLIIVFGLLILIVMFISSFFIIDRVKNYFYEDMQKKIDFMVNSSLVQLLQDKDLKRSELQNIIDQTMKESQYGFMINKLIVTDSQGKVIASFPRLSISFFPSDEILNSLSGYKVIKQDGERQILIFSYPIKDGKVVQRALYLEVSSQNVPGTVRDIKNILLMAYLVSITFSLLIGLLFAKTLSNPLRKLTNQALKMADGNLDVNIDVNSRDEIGKLADAFAKMARNIKMYISELEFEKQKLERILQNMSDGVVAVNSKNEIIHINESAKKFLNGNIEDFINKMEQESHSDSDITIYTSGNLTLEVSRATFIDSYLNQGFIFIIHDITQQAKLDNMRKQFVANVSHELRTPITTIKTYSETLLDVDDEETKRHFLSVIIKECDRMTRLVSDLLYLSRLDSGENILNLEEVNLSELVRFVCEKLKIHAKKKNQTLSCSILQDVVAMVDRDKIEQVLINLVSNAITYVQEGGKINVVLQKEEDSIKIIVQDNGPGIPEEDLPRIFERFYRVDKARSRELGKSGLGLSIADEIVKAHGGRILVESKVGSGTTFTVVLPAKEVENLL